The following coding sequences lie in one Arachis hypogaea cultivar Tifrunner chromosome 4, arahy.Tifrunner.gnm2.J5K5, whole genome shotgun sequence genomic window:
- the LOC112796123 gene encoding protein argonaute 2 — protein MESGGDGRGHGGRGLRRQQRQPELNLQPQWRRPLTSPTTSHSNITLQPQWRRSTQPPPAALPSHPQYSATAAEQPRELLLQPEWRRPRPPTTTTTSSPEPEPARRLPRPTSSFWNQNQYSPKPQSSSSGSEGSRTSSAADHADFWRLPSDSQAPKLERLQISRQFATPCSTLERKDKLSPIRRPDNGGTLAILTNKLRVNHFLVKLNPESVIMHYNVGVKPKFPSKHGRPQKLSKSDLSMIRDKLFSDDPERLPLDMTAYDGAKNIFSAIQLPEETFTVELSEGDDEKTLTYSVTLTLVNTYRLRKLMDYLNGHSLSIPRDILQGMDVVVKENPSRRTVAVGRHFYPPMTLKDLHRGIIAVGGFQHSLKPTSQGLSLCVDYSVLAFRKQVSVLDFLHEHIHNFKLEEFEYFRKDVEDALIGLKVSVTHRKSKQKYTVVRLTPQNARYVTFPIDNAEGWNLSKNASLLSFFRDKYGKDIVYKDIPCLDLGKGNKKNYVPMEFCVLVGGQKYPKERLDADSAKTLKALSLAHPTERESAIQKMVHSNDGPCGGGVITNFGMKVNTNMTTILGRVIAPPELKLGDPNGKAIKISLDLEKCNWNLLGRSMAEGKPVDCWAILDFTSSGSYRHQLRVNEFVKKLIGKYERMGINMQEPIWYEESSMQILARNDLLSELLQKISNTCKQNHGHMQFLLCVMTKKSPGYKYLKWISETKVGIVTQCCLSHSANEGDDLFYTNLALKINAKLGGSNVELNNMFPYFEEDRHVMFVGADVNHPGSRDTKSPSIAAVVATVNWPAANRYAARVCPQYNRSEKILNFGEVCFELVACYRRMNGVRPEKIIIFRDGVSEYQFDMVLNEELQDLKREFQRLNYFPTITLIVAQKRHQTRFFPEGRRDGSSTGNVLPGTVVDAKVTHPFEFDFYLCSYYGSIGTSKPTHYHVLWDEHRFKSDELQKLIYDMCFTFAKCTKPVSLVPPVYYADLAAYRGRLYHEARVGMQSMKSVGSSSSKASFEQGFYRLHPDLENLMFFI, from the exons CCCTTCCTTCTCACCCTCAGTATTCTGCCACCGCCGCTGAACAACCGCGTGAGCTCCTTCTCCAACCAGAATGGCGCCGCCCGAGGCCCCCGACGACGACAACAACTTCTTCTCCGGAACCGGAACCGGCACGGAGGCTACCGAGGCCCACTTCTTCGTTCTGGAACCAGAATCAGTATTCTCCGAAGCCGCAGAGCTCGAGTTCCGGCAGTGAAGGTTCTAGAACTTCCAGCGCTGCTGACCATGCTGACTTTTGGCGACTTCCCTCAG ATTCTCAAGCTCCCAAACTAGAAAGACTGCAAATATCCAGACAGTTTGCTACCCCATGTAGTACCCTCGAAAGGAAGGATAAGCTTTCACCTATTCGGAGACCCGACAATGGTGGCACATTGGCAATTCTAACTAACAAACTCCGTGTTAATCATTTCCTTGTGAAGTTAAATCCAGAGAGTGTAATAATGCATTACAATGTTGGTGTTAAACCAAAGTTTCCCTCAAAGCATGGCCGGCCTCAGAAATTATCAAAATCTGATCTGTCCATGATTAGAGATAAATTGTTTTCTGATGATCCAGAGAGATTACCCTTGGATATGACTGCATATGATGGTGCAAAGAATATCTTTAGTGCAATACAATTACCGGAAGAAACCTTTACTGTGGAGCTTTCTGAAGGAGATGATGAAAAGACCCTTACATATAGTGTTACCTTAACACTTGTTAATACATACAGGCTTCGCAAGCTAATGGACTATCTTAATGGTCACAGCCTCTCAATTCCCAGGGATATTTTACAAGGGATGGATGTGGTGGTCAAGGAGAATCCATCTAGGCGCACTGTTGCAGTGGGACGACACTTCTATCCCCCTATGACACTGAAAGATCTTCACCGCGGCATAATTGCTGTTGGTGGGTTTCAGCATAGTTTAAAGCCTACATCGCAGGGTCTGTCCCTATGCGTAGACTACTCTGTGTTGGCTTTCCGAAAGCAAGTGTCAGTCTTGGATTTCTTGCATGagcatatacataattttaagtTGGAGGAATTTGAATACTTCAGAAAGGATGTTGAAGATGCACTTATTGGATTGAAAGTTAGTGTGACTCATCGTAAATCCAAACAGAAATATACTGTTGTGAGATTAACACCTCAGAATGCAAGGTACGTCACTTTTCCCATTGACAATGCTGAGGGGTGGAATCTCTCAAAGAATGCTAGTCTTCTTAGCTTTTTTAGAGACAAATATGGGAAAGACATTGTATACAAAGATATTCCCTGTTTAGACTTAGGGAAAGGCAACAAGAAGAACTATGTACCTATGGAATTCTGTGTTTTGGTTGGAGGGCAAAAATATCCTAAAGAACGTCTGGATGCAGATTCTGCAAAGACATTGAAAGCACTGTCACTAGCTCACCCAACTGAGAGGGAGAGTGCAATACAAAAGATGGTGCACTCAAATGATGGACCTTGCGG TGGTGGTGTGATAACAAATTTTGGAATGAAAGTGAACACGAACATGACAACCATTCTAGGACGTGTCATTGCCCCCCCAGAATTAAAGCTAGGTGATCCAAATGGCAAGGCTATCAAGATATCGTTGGATCTAGAGAAATGTAATTGGAACCTTCTTGGAAGATCAATGGCAGAAGGCAAACCAGTTGATTGTTGGGCCATTCTTGATTTTACTAGTTCTGGTTCATATAGGCACCAATTGAGAGTCAACGAATTCGTTAAAAAGCTTATTGGTAAATACGAAAGAATGGGTATAAACATGCAGGAGCCCATTTGGTATGAAGAATCTTCAATGCAGATACTTGCAAGGAATGATTTGCTCTCTGAATTACTTCAAAAGATTAGCAATACTTGTAAACAGAATCATGGTCACATGCAATTTCTCCTGTGTGTGATGACTAAGAAAAGTCCAGGTTACAAGTACCTTAAGTGGATTTCTGAGACCAAAGTTGGTATAGTGACACAATGCTGCTTATCTCATAGTGCTAATGAAGGGGATGACCTATTTTATACTAATCTGGCCCTCAAGATCAATGCCAAGCTTGGAGGCAGTAATGTAGAGCTCAACAATATGTTCCCTTACTTTGAGGAAGATAGGCATGTTATGTTTGTTGGGGCTGATGTCAATCATCCTGGTTCTCGGGACACCAAGAGTCCATCAATTGCTGCTGTGGTTGCAACTGTTAATTGGCCTGCAGCAAATCGCTACGCAGCACGTGTTTGCCCTCAGTACAATCGGAGCGAGAAAATACTCAACTTTGGGGAAGTTTGCTTTGAGCTTGTTGCATGTTATAGAAGGATGAATGGAGTCAGGCCTGAAAAAATCATCATTTTTCGTGATGGGGTGAGTGAGTACCAGTTTGATATGGTTCTTAACGAAGAGCTACAGGATTTGAAGAGAGAATTCCAGAGATTAAATTACTTCCCAACTATCACTCTTATTGTAGCACAAAAACGACATCAAACTCGATTCTTTCCAGAGGGTAGGAGGGATGGATCTTCCACTGGCAATGTTTTGCCAGGAACAGTTGTTGATGCAAAAGTTACTCACCCTTTTGAGTTTGACTTTTACCTTTGTAGTTACTATGGAAGCATAGGCACCAGCAAGCCTACTCACTACCACGTTTTATGGGATGAACACAGGTTTAAATCTGATGAATTGCAGAAGCTTATATATGACATGTGCTTCACCTTTGCAAAGTGCACTAAACCTGTATCGTTAGTCCCTCCAGTGTACTATGCTGACCTCGCTGCTTATAGAGGACGATTATACCATGAAGCAAGGGTTGGGATGCAatctatgaaatcagtaggatcCTCATCTTCTAAGGCTTCTTTTGAGCAGGGATTTTATAGGTTGCATCCTGACTTGGAAAACTTGATGTTCTTCATCTAA
- the LOC112796121 gene encoding O-fucosyltransferase 23 has protein sequence MEVLLKFFGGTANSVTCKCMVLFVTVLILRLLLFPSFPSFDGIEWTNIVYIRNNHPPLLGSEFGIRKNKFLEVPQIVWGLNNQKIAFARACLTARMLNRTLLMPSLSASLFYKEIDLLKPISFDKVFQFDAFNTICSGFVQLGQYWDVLNVTKVLEMQKGSGRKWTLERDLSQLREHSQGSIDDHEVIRIVGKNPFLWHDHWPVKDYAKVFECLHLVDEISEEADRVVSRIREVGREARESINASESSSFRPMPYVAVHMRIEIDWMIHCKKLEQRLNTNQICSSREEIMERVRNIAGLKAPVVVYLAVADKLLNDSSILEHWGEGILPFEKKKLGVDGIYKKYPYLIQSAIDYEVCLRADIFVGNSFSTFSSLIVLERTQKMMKIGATSMCGNDARWPSYAYNKPSGEESNGPMKWNTNMSDSSLQAISYGTNHISC, from the coding sequence ATGGAAGTGTTGTTGAAGTTCTTTGGTGGTACTGCAAATTCAGTTACTTGCAAATGCATGGTTTTGTTTGTTACTGTTTTGATTCTTAGATTACTTCTCTTTCCTTCCTTCCCTAGTTTTGATGGGATTGAATGGACCAACATTGTGTATATCCGCAACAACCATCCTCCATTGTTGGGTTCTGAGTTTGGAATTAGGAAAAACAAGTTCTTGGAAGTTCCTCAGATTGTGTGGGGATTGAACAACCAGAAGATTGCATTTGCAAGGGCTTGTCTTACTGCTAGAATGCTGAATAGAACTCTTTTGATGCCTAGCCTTAGTGCCTCTTTGTTTTACAAAGAAATTGACCTCTTAAAGCCAATTTCCTTTGACAAAGTGTTCCAATTCGACGCGTTTAACACAATTTGCAGCGGTTTTGTTCAATTAGGCCAGTACTGGGATGTGCTAAATGTAACAAAAGTTCTTGAAATGCAGAAAGGAAGTGGAAGAAAGTGGACATTGGAAAGAGATTTATCACAATTGAGAGAGCATAGCCAGGGCTCGATCGATGACCACGAGGTAATTCGGATTGTTGGGAAGAATCCCTTTTTGTGGCATGATCATTGGCCTGTGAAGGATTATGCAAAGGTTTTCGAGTGCTTGCATTTGGTAGATGAGATTTCTGAAGAAGCAGATAGAGTTGTGTCTAGGATTAGAGAAGTTGGAAGAGAGGCAAGGGAAAGCATTAATGCTTCTGAGAGTTCTTCATTTCGGCCTATGCCATATGTTGCCGTCCACATGAGGATAGAAATTGATTGGATGATTCATTGCAAGAAATTAGAGCAGAGATTGAACACAAACCAAATATGCAGTAGCAGGGAAGAGATAATGGAAAGAGTTAGGAACATTGCCGGTTTGAAGGCTCCGGTCGTTGTTTATCTCGCGGTAGCTGATAAGCTCCTTAACGATTCTTCCATATTAGAACATTGGGGAGAAGGCATTCTTCCCTTTGAGAAGAAGAAGCTTGGTGTTGATGGAATTTATAAGAAGTATCCATATCTAATTCAATCTGCAATCGACTATGAAGTGTGTTTGAGGGCTGATATCTTTGTTGGAAACAGTTTCTCCACATTTTCAAGCCTTATAGTTCTTGAAAGAACACAGAAGATGATGAAAATTGGAGCCACAAGCATGTGTGGAAATGATGCAAGATGGCCTTCTTATGCTTACAATAAACCATCCGGAGAAGAATCAAATGGACCTATGAAATGGAATACAAATATGTCTGATTCAAGTCTTCAAGCAATCAGCTATGGCACCAACCACATTTCTTGTTGA
- the LOC112796122 gene encoding large ribosomal subunit protein uL6 codes for MKTILSSETMNIPEGVSIKVHAKVIEVEGPRGKLVRDFKHLNLDFQLIKDENGQKKLKIDAWFGSRKTSAAIRTALSHVENLITGVTKGYRYKMRFVYAHFPINASISNNNSSIEIRNFLGEKKVRKVDMLEGVSVVRSEKVKDELVLDGNDIELVSRSCALINQKCHVKNKDIRKFLDGIYVSEKGTIVEE; via the exons ATGAAGACTATTCTCTCGTCTGAGACCATGAACATCCCCGAAGGCGTGAGCATCAAGGTTCACGCTAAGGTCATTGAAGTGGAAGGTCCCAGGGGGAAGCTTGTTCGTGATTTCAAGCATCTCAACCTTGATTTCCAGCTCATCAAGGACGAAAATGGCCAGAAGAAGCTCAAGATCGATGCTTGGTTTGGCTCTCGCAAGACCTCCGCCGCCATCCGTACTGCCCTCAGCCATGTCGAGAACCTCATCACCGGCGTCACTAAGGGATACCGTTACAAGATGAGGTTCGTCTATGCTCACTTTCCGATTAACGCAAGCATTTCCAACAACAACTCCTCCATCGAGATCCGCAACTTCCTTGGCGAGAAGAAG GTGAGGAAAGTGGACATGCTTGAGGGAGTGTCTGTGGTTAGATCTGAGAAGGTTAAGGATGAGCTCGTATTGGATGGAAATGACATTGAGCTTGTATCAAGGTCATGTGCCCTCATTAACCAG AAATGCCATGTGAAAAACAAGGATATTAGGAAGTTCCTTGACGGTATCTATGTCAGCGAGAAGGGAACAATAGTTGAAGAGTAG
- the LOC112794184 gene encoding uncharacterized protein, protein MFATSDAAKRKRRKTTEFWDVDLIDSEGIIKQAKMSVREAMERSLNGSKIILRFNEELQAVGDGAGLLSGILGALGSDYSKFPICEKSWAKVRGKDRVYDDCIKEMFHFQDRSGLIKKSFLKQMGKSWKDTRGRLFDSHYKPTRTLEQNLEQRPEGIPREHWKWFIEYRNDPATKAKCKQNALNRKKQLYTHTGGSKSLARAREEESQLQGRTVGRGEVWILNHKRSDGSYIHEEARRIGEKISEIEQLDESTRILSENDSLAQALGKEHPGRVRGMGHGPTPSQLFRSSLQPLVDRAQVEETQRMLCELQAEVTTEKLKRKAMEDELAAEKNKRQEIESVLSYLVKQQCGELPPDIAARMNSLDRHGGT, encoded by the exons ATGTTTGCTACCTCTGATGCTGCAAAGCGCAAACGACGAAAGACTACTGAGTTTTGGGATGTTGATCTCATTG ATTCTGAAGGAATAATTAAGCAAGCTAAAATGAGTGTGAGAGAGGCTATGGAGCGGTCTCTTAATGGTAGCAAGATCATCCTGAGGTTCAATGAGGAACTGCAGGCAGTCGGAGATGGAGCTGGCCTGTTGAGTGGCATTCTAGGAGCGCTGGGTTCTGATTACAGCAAATTTCCTATATGTGAAAAGAGTTGGGCAAAGGTGCGGGGCAAAGACAGAGTTTATGACGATTGTATAAAG GAGATGTTTCACTTCCAGGATAGAAGTGGTTTAATCAAGAAATCATTTTTGAAACAAATGGGGAAGTCTTGGAAGGACACAAGGGGGAGGCTGTTTGACTCGCATTACAAACCAACAAGGACACTTGAGCAGAATCTTGAGCAGCGCCCGGAGGGAATTCCTAGAGAGCATTGGAAGTGGTTCATTGAGTATCGTAATGATCCTGCAACAAAG GCGAAGTGCAAGCAAAATGCGCTGAATCGAAAGAAGCAACTTTACACCCACACTGGCGGATCTAAAAGCTTGGCAAGGGCTAGGGAAGAAGAG tCACAACTACAAGGTAGGACTGTTGGTAGGGGAGAAGTATGGATCCTAAATCACAAAAGATCTGATGGCAGCTATATACATGAAGAAGCTCGGAGGATTGGT GAAAAAATTTCTGAGATTGAACAATTGGATGAATCTACAAGAATACTGTCAGAGAATGATTCTCTTGCCCAAGCTCTGGGCAAAGAGCACCCGGGTAGAGTGCGTGGGATGGGACACGGGCCGACACCAAGTCAACTCTTCCGTTCGAGTTTGCAGCCGCTGGTGGATAGAGCTCAAGTAGAAGAGACCCAAAGGATGCTGTGTGAACTACAAGCGGAGGTGACGACCGAAAAATTGAAGAGGAAAGCAATGGAGGATGAATTAGCAGCAGAGAAGAATAAGAGGCAGGAAATAGAGAGTGTGCTGAGTTATCTGGTCAAACAGCAATGTGGGGAGCTGCCTCCAGACATCGCTGCACGGATGAATTCTTTGGACAGACATGGAGGAACATAg